DNA sequence from the bacterium genome:
GGTGCCGAGCTTGCCGACTGGGACCTTGAGCCAGCTGCCCCGGGCTTCGAAGTCGACGATGCAGCCCACTTCGAGGTCGAGCAGCTCGCCTGCTCGAATGTCGGTCGCTCGGAGCAGCCCG
Encoded proteins:
- a CDS encoding phage integrase family protein, translating into GLLRATDIRAGELLDLEVGCIVDFEARGSWLKVPVGKLGTERMVPLDD